gggtacagataattttatgaaatatggaccaagcatgttttttggcacagggacgaagtcttttgaaaatggttgaaatcggtgtTATTTCACCTACCCCCAAACAACCGTACTTCCCGTTTtaggctttttatgccataattacgtcaaatatactattatctgtGTAAgaattggcacaaataaattttatatgagtattaatgacactgcagattctcgtaatgatcggcccttatttgaccctagcacccatacaaaccccccttcaaaaaatgtattaaacgtctattttaaaatatatccttttctcaaatttaccgaggatcggcccatgtttgaactatactcctatataaagcctcatttagaaaattttgtattttatcaattaattacttaaatactttggaattaaggtaaaattctttatgaaaaataaacatgttaaaaatatactaatggTGTAGGCTATTATAAGGTCGGCCatacccgactatactttcctacttcttttctattataatgataaaatattgttgtaatATAATGATAAATGCAACATTTCCGTTTCGAAACGTTAAAAATATAACGGTAAcggtatttgtaaaaattttattaaaaatcaagaaatttGTTTCTCGCTATAGTATAGTAAGCTGAAAATGTATTTAGCAGTCTAGTACTTCCAAAAGCTCTGAAATTTCTAGTACTTACACATCCACTTACTTTTCAACATACCGTCAGCATTACTTTAAAGTACTTTtgtaatgacttacatataaacAGATACgtaagtactttattttttatacgaaGTGAAAAGAAACTTTAGATTAGcgctaatatttgtttattacaaactattttcgtgattttcttaatttaatatgttttaatacatttaaggTTCTGATTCTTAAACTTGTTTCGgtaaataataatcaaaagaagaaggaaaaaaaggatgtttgtatgtatgtggaactgtctgtgttgttgttttagggGATgttcaacaaacaaaataagtaatacgaaaaaaacatactttttaagactgttttattttagtatttgtaTTTGGGGAACaagtaaaatcaatattttcttggcgacatttttctttttaattttgaattctatacgattctttgtttttttcaaaataaatcaataactttaaaaaatgaaaacaattattttcCCATAAAAGATACTCCATATTCGAATATACTAActtcatacatacaaatatataattcgTACTACTACATCTTCTAgatgtatgtttgtacatatgtacatacatacatactatatattatttatacatttgtacatacacacaatatttttgtttttaagaagagaaaattttctacatactACGttgattttaataagaaataaaaatgaaataaaattgaaaaaaaaaataaataaaataaaaatgaaaaaagaaaaagtgtaCTTACAATTTGTGGCCCAGGCATACGAAGCtaaataaagtgttttataGGTGTACGatggatgtatgtatggccTTGATCTAAATTGTTGTATGatgattttttaatacaattttactgTAATATTTATGCTAGGATTTTTGTCTTTAAAAGACTTTTCTttcatataatatataaaataaaatatttttattattattattattaacaccGTTTTaatcacaaaatttaattttcttctaaaatagtagttttatttttattcacatacatacatttgtgaatatttgacgttaatatgtttgtttgtatgtatttattagatttttgtatcttttattttatttttttttactttttcttaattttatttgttagtttgttgtttcttatttttttttaattgtatgatgaaagtaaatatttctgttttttttttagttttgagtTTGGATCTCTTATCTttctttgctgttgttgttgttatttttttcttgattattgtacatttttctatgtttttcttttttagtgtgtttgttatattattgttttgtatttttcggttagtatatatttttattatttagtttatgtTTCTGTTTCTGTCACTTAAGATTCCAGACTGATTATGATGAGTCTcacaaaatatatgtttatgtacACCAGCCAGCGAGCACACTGCTGACATACACTGACGGCAGAGTTGGATTGGATGTATTTCGAGTGCAGCAATGAATGACACACTCTAAATATGCTCGCTCAATGTTTTAATTTCCCAAACATTTGGGTCTGGCCAAAGAGCGCTCAAATTTCTCTTAATAACACAATAATACTCTTAAACATACAACTGTTATTGGGGATTTTTATCTATtcaatgttatttattaattatattttgcttttttgttctttctatTGCAGTCtgcttattttaattttctcttttatgactattgttgttttttaacatttcctcATTTCACCAAATTATGTCTAAAACAcggtttttcttaatttttttaaattcctattattaaattttttctttcaattgttGCCTTGTGGCTACCTCTTTTGTTGGATTATGTTTTGTAACTAATTTGAAAGTGGAATAAAATGAGTAACCCTTAACAGTGGagtgagtttttttattctacatattttacttttatataaaaatgtattttgtttttttttttctgtttttaaagtGAATCAAGGGGATGTTTTTAGTATTTGTGTTACGAGAAGTGGTTGTTGTTAATCTTGAAATGGTGGTTGTTTTTTACTGTCAATGTTAAAAGTGGAACacatttcaaaatcaaattgaACAAGTACAACATTAAATCGTACTACATCACATTTTCGAAAAGGGTGGTATTAATTTCAAACGATTTTCGAAAAATGTATTATAcctatatgtacataaaaaaattattagaacaTATCAAATTGTATTATGCACTTATTAAACCTGATTTTGGTCTATATCAGTATTATTTcacaaactatttttaaagtCAATTTAGAAAATCTTAATGTATGTTGGTAAAATCTAGAAGCTACTGTAATATAGCaagtttaactttatttcgttattgtttattaaaatttaccttCAAATTACTCTTAAAAACAAGAGAATATAACAAGCTATAATAATATATTCTCTTAATATTAgtcagaataaaataaaattttcattttgtaccATAAATTGGGAACCAAACGAACCATAAGCAGCGTTACCATTGTGCCACTATTTGGTATGAAATGACTAAACTATCCAACGTGAAAATGAATTTtgaagaatttatcaaaaatttgggTTGTCGTCTTTCGATATACAAactctcatacatacatacatacatacatacatacatacatacatacatacatacatacatacatacatacatacatacatacatacatacatatgtatgtggatGTATTGCTAtgataaacaagtatgaatatgTAGTCGGATATGGTCGaccattttttaataataaagcattcaatctgatttttacatattttctggAATTTTCTGGAATTTTCCGgaacatttttactttttgttgacaaaaataaatatattctgcaaGAGGGCTCATATGTAGGTAAGGTAAATATgggtctatccttataaattttggaatttaagTATACATAAAAGTTATTACTGTAGAATTGCATAGTGTTATAAgcgtttataaatgaattttgaccttcaagccattgtatgtgggctagggtcaaatgaggcctgatcattacaaaaatctgcagtgtcatataaccttttttaaaactaagtttttccgATATTGTTGacatactagaacatttaacaaaagccctattcgtggggtacggttgtatagcGTCaaggcgaaataatgaaccgatttcaatgAATTTCGGTCTCCGGtcgagtatatttttaatttcatcatATTAGCTTAAAAATTGCGAGCTGTAGCGTGCGCATATAttgctaaattgactcagaaagtgattctgaaggTGAGTGTAGTggggtagggtataaaaagcagaATCGGGcgaatttctatatatttcatcttgattattaaaatttctatgttaataatttaaattgttctttttaattaatagaTTTTCAACGATAATGCTGTCTGACGATAAGCAATTTTGCCAGACAATTTTTTTAGGtatttactataaatttataGGTTTATAGTGGCAGGCTGAAAATGGATGTATAGAATAGaacaaattataacaataatataaatacgAAGAAAAGATTCTGATTATAttagatttttacaaaatttaaagaaaaacgtaATTGTTTCTCCATTttcagaaatgttttttttttaatcttttgacAAGCTGAGCCAACATAATCCACTTGGATATggcttttttaacaataaaataccgTACTATGGTGTGAATACAATTTCAATGACTattgtttaaaatcaaaaaaatgtatatgtatacatttttcattgtttttacaaaatttcagtaTTTGCACAGTGCTAAAAATGTAGaaataataattgcaaaatttaatctGCTACCTGATTGAAAATGCAGGTGTACTTTAGATTTCACATAATTCCATACATATAAGAATACACTAAAAGTAGAATTTCAGATGTCCTAGAAAAATCTCATGctaagaaaattgtataaaggATACTATTATTATTGAAAACGTTGTTAACTTATAGATAttgacatatgtacatacatatatgtactgTACAGGATGTAGCTTATAATACTATGTATACATAAACATACAGTATGTATGTCTGTACAGTTAATATCTTTTAAGTTAAAAGATATTAACCataaagttaaaagttttaactttatattttaattaaaaaaaaataatttataacttattttattatatgtataaactAATGTTTCATTATATTCAATTATACataatagatattttaaaaggCATTTGTAATATCCGTTGAAAAAGGATTTGAAATTGTTTCCATTATCGTCATTAATCTATTGACGTAAggacaaaataatttataaaattccgGCAATTTGTAGTAACATTGTTATACCAAAGTATAGTTGCCTTCAACCAAATTCTTGTATTAACACATCCTGCAACTTCTGTCGAACTTGAAGTTTCCTCTGTTCCTTCACTTTTCGTAAATATGGTAGCAAACTCAATAGAAACATACGATCTGAATCCTGCTCATCGTGGTGTCTACAAATGTCCTCTTCTTTAGTTTCCTTTTTAGataaattgcaattttgtaCATTAATCTTTGAATTGTTAtcaattgaaaacttttcatttcTCATAGACATTTGATAGTTGTCCTCTATCGAAATAGCATCTTCATCAAACtggtcatcatcatcgtcgtcctCAATGTTGTTTTCGTCATCAACATCATTATGGATTTGGATTTCATTTAGATGatgtgtattatttgattttacaTAAGCATTGCTATTTTGATAAAAGGATTTTATTGGTGGCGTAACATGTGTCAAATCATGTAATGATGTCTCCGATTctgaattttctaatttaatacGTTTGTTGTGACCGTGATTTTGAAAGAATGCTGATATCTCGgagaaattaaattgattttctaGAGATCGATCGCTATTATCATTCGGAGTTGTAGTTAATGAAGTTGAGTTGTTTTGATGTGGTTCTGTGGCACCGTGTA
The window above is part of the Lucilia cuprina isolate Lc7/37 chromosome 6, ASM2204524v1, whole genome shotgun sequence genome. Proteins encoded here:
- the LOC111675876 gene encoding uncharacterized protein LOC111675876, encoding MAMQQNNQQQQQQQYQTQRASAQSTSAAAGAVATTHFTNTAKLPIETVKLLIGSVSRRPNLWIRTNNGQKRSDINALWQQVSQEVHLPADICRIKWGHLRDNFRKVFIRNTISAEPPTTWRFYNDMRFMEAAVAENVMRHHRLREQSLYWQGLHGATEPHQNNSTSLTTTPNDNSDRSLENQFNFSEISAFFQNHGHNKRIKLENSESETSLHDLTHVTPPIKSFYQNSNAYVKSNNTHHLNEIQIHNDVDDENNIEDDDDDDQFDEDAISIEDNYQMSMRNEKFSIDNNSKINVQNCNLSKKETKEEDICRHHDEQDSDRMFLLSLLPYLRKVKEQRKLQVRQKLQDVLIQEFG